The following are encoded together in the Bactrocera neohumeralis isolate Rockhampton chromosome 6, APGP_CSIRO_Bneo_wtdbg2-racon-allhic-juicebox.fasta_v2, whole genome shotgun sequence genome:
- the LOC126763521 gene encoding bestrophin-2-like, whose product MTVSYNAEVASCRGFGCFLTLLRRWRGSIYKLIWRDLLAFLFIYYVLNLIYQFVLSDSAQSNFENLVHYCNSYGSLIPLSFVLGFYVTVVMQRWWDQYMTIPWPDPIAVFVSANVHGQDERARVMRRTVMRYVCLCLTIVFTQIAPRVKKRFPTLDHLVEAGLLLENEKLVIQDLNVAFPKYPKYWLPIVWAASIITRARKEGRIRDDFSVKTIIDALNTFRGNCGVLLFYDTISVPLVYTQVVTLAVYTYFICQVIGHQWTKHDNQNYVDLYFPLFTTLQFFFYMGWLKVAETLINPFGEDDDDFEVNWMIDRNLQVSYLIVDEMHHEHPELVKDQYWDEVFPNELPYQVDSKREQPPVQSTARLDFNTNQTALSRSESKYDGMTTSTRIEDRPTASSSLSRMTDTSLRFRTALQRFLSREPNEKESNTSQPDAEKQTSAQTNGSVHSLIKSPTTIRPAEALHIIDEKIDDMDADRTLTEHPEISPTKDVREIFRGDAEEGIPPSSVESIRRESVTSAQVTFEDVEEDVEEEEEPEDEFERLREERERERFERQKLKYARGISAATNLNLDADLTGVPATQSPTARGMPTTEETFSVQSLTRQMTSPMAIGTAQQSPQPQPEQQKDSTTKRKPKRQQEHEDNVEEELDEEEQDEERK is encoded by the exons atgactGTTTCTTATAACGCCGAAGTAGCATCCTGTCGCGGATTTGGTTGCTTTCTCACGCTGTTAAGAAG ATGGCGCGGCAGCATCTACAAGCTCATTTGGCGTGATTTGCTGGCCTTTCTGTTCATTTACTATGTACTCAACTTGATTTATCAATTCGTTTTGAGTGACAGTGCACAGAG CAACTTCGAGAATCTCGTGCACTACTGCAACAGTTACGGCTCACTCATACCGCTCTCGTTCGTGCTCGGTTTCTATGTAACAGTTGTGATGCAACGCTGGTGGGATCAATATATGACCATACCGTGGCCCGATCCGATAGCTGTCTTCGTGAGCGCCAACGTGCATGGTCAGGATGAGCGTGCACGCGTTATGCGTCGCACCGTTATGCGCTACGTGTGTCTTTGTCTCACCATTGTGTTCACACAAATCGCGCCACGCGTCAAGAAACGTTTTCCTACGCTCGACCATCTAGTTGAAGCGGGTTTACTGTTGGAGAATGAGAAGCTCGTCATACAAGACTTAAATGTTGCCTTTCCGAAGTACCCAAAATATTGGTTACCGATCGTTTGGGCCGCTAGCATTATAACGCGCGCACGTAAGGAGGGACGCATACGTGATGATTTCTCGGTGAAAACCATTATTGATGCTTTAAATACATTTCGTGGCAACTGTGGCGTCTTGCTGTTCTATGATACCATTTCGGTGCCGCTGGTGTACACGCAAGTCGTCACATTGGCGGTGTATACCTACTTCATTTGCCAGGTGATCGGCCATCAGTGGACTAAGCATGACAATCAGAATTATGTGGATCTCTACTTTCCATTATTCACCACTTTGCAATTCTTCTTCTACATGGGTTGGCTGAAAGTGGCCGAGACGCTGATAAATCCCTTTGGTGAGGATGACGATGACTTTGAG GTCAACTGGATGATTGATCGCAATCTACAAGTTTCCTATCTCATTGTCGACGAAATGCATCACGAGCATCCCGAATTGGTAAAGGATCAGTATTGGGATGAAGTTTTCCCCAACGAACTTCCCTATCAAGTGGATAGCAAGCGCGAACAGCCACCGGTACAGTCCACCGCTAGATTGGACTTCAACACCAACCAAACGGCGCTCTCACGATCTGAGTCCAAATATGATGGCATG ACCACCAGCACACGAATTGAGGACCGTCCCACAGCGTCGTCTTCGCTCAGCCGCATGACCGACACCAGTTTACGCTTTCGTACGGCTTTGCAAAGATTTCTCTCACGCGAACCCAACGAAAAGGAGAGCAATACATCACAGCCAGATGCCGAGAAGCAAACTTCTGCACAAACTAACGGTTCCGTGCATTCGCTTATCAAATCGCCGACTACAATACGACCTGCCGAGGCGTTGCACATAATCGATGAGAAAATTGATGACATGGATGCTGATAGAACACTAACCGAACACCCGGAGATATCACCGACCAAAGATGTGCGCGAAATATTTCGTGGTGACGCTGAGGAGGGCATACCACCGAGCAGCGTGGAGAGTATCCGTAGGGAAAGTGTCACATCGGCGCAAGTAACAT TTGAAGACGTGGAAGAGGATGTCGAGGAGGAGGAGGAGCCCGAAGACGAATTCGAACGTTTGCGTGAAGAGCGCGAACGTGAACGTTTCGAAAGGCAAAAACTGAAGTATGCGCGCGGCATTTCGGCTGCGACCAATCTGAATTTGGACGCTGATTTGACAGGCGTGCCGGCTACGCAATCGCCAACAGCGCGTGGCATGCCGACGACTGAGGAAACCTTCAGTGTACAATCTTTGACCAGGCAGATGACATCACCCATGGCAATTGGAACGGCACAACAGTCGCCACAACCACAACCGGAGCAACAAAAGGATTCAACAACAAAGCGGAAGCCAAAGAGACAGCAGGAGCATGAAGATAATGTTGAAGAGGAGCTCGACGAAGAGGAACAGGACGAAGAACGGAAGTAG